One genomic window of Azospirillum thermophilum includes the following:
- a CDS encoding ethanolamine ammonia-lyase subunit EutB: MAEYRHRLGQNSYRFADLKAVMACASPRRSGDELAGLAAESDEQRVAARRVLADLPLKTFLEEPLIPYETDEVTRLILDSHDAGAFRPVAHMTVGQFRDWLLSYEADAAALPALAPGLTPEMAAAVSKIMRNHDLVTVAAKCPVVTGFRTTVGLPGRLSSRLQPNHPTDDPTGIAGAVLDGLLYGMGDAVIGINPATDNLPACIALLEMLDTVRRRFDIPVQSCVLAHVTTTIQAIERGAPVDLVFQSVAGTEKANRGFGVTLALLREAHEAALSLKRGTVGSNVMYFETGQGAALSAEAHHGVDQQTVEARAYAVARAFDPLLVNTVVGFIGPEYLYDAKQIIRAGLEDHFCAKLLGVPMGCDVCYTNHAEADQDDMDVLMTLLATAGVNFLIAVPGADDVMLNYQSLSYHDVLGLRHLLKRPPAPEFEAWLERAGWLDDRRRLPPWPDQSSTVSALLGRIPA, translated from the coding sequence ATGGCGGAGTACAGGCACAGGCTGGGACAGAACAGCTACCGGTTCGCCGACCTGAAGGCGGTGATGGCCTGCGCCTCGCCCCGCCGGTCGGGCGACGAGCTGGCCGGCCTCGCGGCGGAGAGCGACGAGCAGCGGGTCGCCGCCCGCCGGGTGCTCGCCGACCTGCCGCTGAAGACCTTCCTGGAAGAGCCGCTGATCCCCTACGAGACGGACGAGGTCACCCGCCTCATCCTCGACAGCCACGATGCCGGCGCCTTCCGGCCCGTCGCCCACATGACGGTGGGGCAGTTCCGCGACTGGCTGCTGTCCTACGAGGCCGACGCTGCCGCCCTCCCGGCGCTCGCCCCCGGCCTGACGCCGGAAATGGCGGCGGCGGTCAGCAAGATCATGCGCAACCACGATCTGGTGACGGTCGCCGCCAAATGCCCGGTCGTCACCGGCTTCCGCACCACGGTCGGCCTTCCCGGCCGGCTGTCGAGCCGGCTGCAGCCGAACCACCCCACCGACGACCCCACCGGCATCGCCGGCGCCGTGCTCGACGGGCTGCTCTACGGCATGGGCGACGCGGTGATCGGCATCAACCCGGCGACCGACAACCTGCCCGCCTGCATCGCCCTGCTGGAGATGCTGGACACCGTGCGCCGCCGCTTCGACATCCCCGTGCAGTCCTGCGTGCTCGCCCACGTCACCACGACCATCCAGGCGATCGAGCGGGGAGCGCCGGTCGACCTCGTCTTCCAGTCGGTCGCGGGGACCGAGAAGGCGAACCGCGGCTTCGGCGTCACCCTCGCCCTGCTGCGCGAGGCGCATGAGGCGGCGCTGTCGCTGAAGCGCGGCACGGTCGGCAGCAACGTCATGTATTTCGAGACCGGCCAGGGGGCCGCCCTGTCGGCCGAGGCCCATCACGGGGTGGACCAGCAGACGGTGGAGGCGCGGGCCTATGCGGTGGCGCGGGCCTTCGACCCGCTGCTGGTCAACACGGTCGTCGGCTTCATCGGCCCCGAATACCTCTACGACGCCAAGCAGATCATCCGCGCCGGGCTGGAGGACCATTTCTGCGCCAAGCTGCTCGGCGTGCCGATGGGCTGCGACGTCTGCTACACCAACCATGCCGAGGCCGACCAGGACGACATGGACGTCCTGATGACCCTGCTGGCGACCGCCGGGGTGAACTTCCTGATCGCGGTGCCCGGTGCCGACGACGTCATGCTGAACTACCAGAGCCTGTCCTATCACGACGTGCTGGGCCTGCGGCACCTGCTGAAGCGCCCGCCCGCCCCGGAGTTCGAGGCGTGGCTGGAGCGCGCCGGCTGGCTGGACGACCGGCGCCGCCTGCCGCCCTGGCCGGACCAGAGCTCCACCGTCTCCGCCCTGCTCGGGAGGATTCCGGCATGA